One segment of Bacteroides caecimuris DNA contains the following:
- a CDS encoding IS982 family transposase, which translates to MKKLHNLRIIIKLVVTTPLTTIALLMRNFIANFVRILGICKDFAGNRVNEHGNVPRCGVVPKFSDLEVIALGITAESFGFDSENLLFYRLHHECKEDLPNLISRRQFNARRKLTARLAEEIRKDVARAIDGPEDVFCIDSKPVKVCRNARAKRCTMGQDNPDAAPDWGYCASQGLHYYGYKLHVVCGILGVIHSFDMTAASVHDLHFLKDVRWEYHDCMMLGDKGYLCAEIQKNLFEAANITLEVPYRLNQKNWHPPTWAYKRFRKRIETIFSQLNDNLMMIRNYAKQSCGLFTRIAGKIAAMTFMQYVNFVNHHPIGRIKYSLI; encoded by the coding sequence ATGAAAAAGTTGCACAATTTGCGGATTATTATTAAATTAGTGGTAACCACACCGTTAACTACTATTGCACTGCTTATGCGCAACTTCATAGCAAATTTCGTCAGAATCCTCGGAATCTGCAAGGATTTTGCCGGAAATCGAGTTAATGAACATGGAAACGTACCCAGGTGCGGTGTTGTTCCCAAGTTTTCCGACCTTGAAGTCATTGCTCTCGGGATAACCGCCGAGTCCTTCGGCTTCGACAGCGAGAATCTTCTTTTTTATCGTCTGCACCATGAGTGTAAGGAGGATTTGCCTAACCTGATCAGTCGCAGACAATTCAATGCCCGACGCAAGCTCACGGCCCGACTTGCAGAAGAAATCCGCAAGGATGTAGCCAGAGCTATTGATGGCCCCGAAGATGTATTCTGCATTGATTCTAAACCAGTAAAGGTATGCCGGAACGCACGGGCCAAACGATGCACCATGGGACAAGACAATCCCGATGCTGCTCCCGACTGGGGATACTGCGCTTCGCAAGGCTTGCATTATTATGGCTATAAGCTCCATGTTGTCTGCGGAATACTTGGTGTTATCCATTCCTTTGACATGACTGCCGCAAGTGTTCATGACCTTCATTTTCTCAAGGACGTACGCTGGGAATATCATGATTGCATGATGCTTGGAGACAAGGGCTATCTCTGTGCTGAGATTCAGAAGAATCTCTTTGAGGCAGCAAATATCACTCTTGAAGTTCCATATCGGCTGAATCAGAAAAACTGGCATCCGCCTACATGGGCATACAAGAGATTCCGTAAACGTATCGAAACGATATTTTCCCAGCTCAACGACAATCTTATGATGATACGAAACTATGCAAAACAATCCTGCGGTCTTTTCACCCGCATAGCAGGCAAAATAGCAGCAATGACGTTCATGCAATATGTCAATTTCGTTAATCATCATCCGATTGGGCGGATAAAATATTCTCTAATTTAA
- a CDS encoding phosphotransferase translates to MKRCDLHIHTVPSVSDRMFTYDKDVLLDYVAKTKLDVIAITNHNLFDYAQYQEIKDALTQIVVLPGIEVDLENGHILVIANNDDGTLFDFNSKCEEVKNLIKTKDDDISYDTFIRIFGDLSKYLLIPHYEKEPKLHKDTIEKLGRNIIAGEVSSVKKFIYMEKEDTELTPVYFSDFRIEKGVTPDKYPVSHTFFDVDQVNVNTLKLCLMDKTKVTLTSEKGIKLFQIFPNGQMLSTGLNIMFGKRSTGKTHTLNAIASRFEGKAKYIKQFELLNTSRSDSEQFENDLKVRQENSAEDYLREFSVIVTDVLKTCSADEDEMKLQKYLEAVMSSAQQSDVNDVFSKSKLFNESDFKELSFDEIKKLINATLTLLESQLYKSLVNKHLPEASLKSLLKELIEQCRKDNVANLYFKEVNNIIKMVKESLQLKSAAPRIPNIDLYQYFINKKKREIFAQVAIAIKKSRTISTEKAGHFTISVSARPFVNATDLKTVGLKQVSLTNAFAKYGNPIQYLDELKAAGVESNRIYKLFAAIDYRILNSSGLPVSGGERSEFNFLQKIKDAILCDILIIDEPESSFDNLFLKNEVNKFIKEMAENMPVIISTHNNTIGGSIKPDYILYTEKKIEADGVHFNIYSGYPTAQTLRDVKGNTIENYEITLNSLEAGEQAYSERKDIYETLKN, encoded by the coding sequence ATGAAAAGATGTGATTTACATATTCATACAGTGCCATCTGTATCAGATAGGATGTTTACTTATGATAAAGACGTTTTGTTGGATTATGTTGCAAAAACAAAATTGGATGTAATTGCTATCACAAATCACAACTTGTTTGACTACGCACAATATCAAGAAATCAAGGATGCATTGACGCAAATAGTTGTTTTACCCGGTATTGAAGTAGATTTGGAGAATGGGCATATTCTTGTCATAGCGAATAACGATGACGGGACGCTGTTTGATTTTAATTCAAAATGTGAAGAAGTAAAAAATCTAATCAAAACTAAGGATGATGATATTTCTTATGATACATTCATTAGAATATTTGGAGATTTGAGTAAATATTTACTTATACCACATTATGAAAAAGAACCAAAACTTCATAAAGATACCATCGAGAAATTGGGAAGAAACATAATAGCAGGTGAAGTGTCGAGCGTCAAGAAATTTATTTATATGGAGAAGGAGGATACAGAACTTACGCCTGTCTATTTCAGTGACTTTAGAATAGAAAAAGGTGTTACGCCAGATAAGTATCCTGTCAGCCATACATTTTTTGATGTTGATCAGGTGAATGTCAATACACTGAAACTCTGTCTAATGGATAAGACAAAGGTTACTTTGACCTCAGAAAAAGGAATTAAACTTTTTCAGATATTCCCGAATGGACAGATGTTATCAACGGGGCTTAATATTATGTTTGGGAAACGTTCTACAGGGAAAACTCATACCTTGAATGCCATTGCTAGCCGTTTTGAAGGAAAGGCCAAATACATTAAACAATTTGAACTGCTCAATACTAGTAGGAGTGATTCTGAACAGTTTGAAAATGATTTGAAGGTAAGACAAGAAAATTCTGCAGAGGATTACTTGCGCGAGTTTAGCGTTATAGTAACAGATGTATTGAAAACTTGTTCAGCCGATGAGGATGAGATGAAATTGCAGAAGTACCTTGAAGCGGTTATGTCTTCAGCACAGCAAAGCGATGTTAACGATGTTTTCTCAAAGTCAAAACTGTTTAATGAAAGCGATTTCAAAGAACTAAGTTTTGATGAGATTAAAAAACTTATCAATGCAACACTGACTTTATTAGAATCACAGCTTTACAAATCGCTTGTCAATAAGCATTTGCCCGAAGCCTCACTGAAGTCACTCTTAAAAGAATTGATAGAACAATGTCGGAAGGATAACGTTGCCAACTTGTATTTCAAAGAAGTTAATAACATAATCAAGATGGTAAAGGAGTCGCTACAATTGAAATCTGCAGCACCTCGTATTCCCAATATAGACTTATACCAATACTTCATCAATAAGAAAAAGCGTGAAATTTTTGCCCAAGTAGCTATAGCGATAAAGAAAAGCAGAACTATTAGCACGGAAAAGGCCGGACATTTTACAATCAGTGTGTCCGCACGCCCATTTGTGAATGCTACAGATTTGAAAACTGTCGGATTAAAACAGGTGTCACTTACTAACGCTTTTGCAAAGTATGGGAACCCTATTCAGTATTTAGATGAATTAAAGGCGGCAGGCGTTGAGAGTAATCGTATTTATAAGTTGTTTGCAGCCATAGATTACAGAATACTTAATTCTTCAGGCTTGCCTGTATCCGGTGGGGAACGTTCGGAGTTTAACTTCTTGCAGAAAATTAAAGATGCTATTCTATGTGACATTCTCATTATTGATGAACCAGAGTCTTCGTTTGATAATCTCTTTTTGAAGAACGAGGTAAATAAGTTTATTAAGGAAATGGCAGAGAATATGCCAGTGATTATTTCTACGCATAATAATACAATAGGAGGTTCTATAAAGCCAGATTACATTCTTTATACGGAAAAAAAGATAGAGGCAGATGGAGTTCATTTCAACATTTATAGCGGCTACCCAACAGCCCAAACCCTAAGGGATGTTAAAGGAAATACCATTGAGAATTACGAAATCACGTTGAACAGTTTAGAAGCTGGTGAACAAGCTTATTCAGAAAGGAAAGATATTTATGAAACACTTAAAAATTGA